One Saccharomyces eubayanus strain FM1318 chromosome VIII, whole genome shotgun sequence genomic window carries:
- the RAS1 gene encoding Ras family GTPase RAS1 — protein sequence MPINKSTIREYKLVVVGGGGVGKSALTIQLIQSYFVDEYDPTIEDSYRKQVVIDDKVSILDILDTAGQEEYSAMREQYMRTGEGFLLVYSVTSRNSFDELLSYYQQIQRVKDSDYIPVVVVGNKLDLENERQVSYEDGLRLAKQLNAPFLETSAKQAINVDEAFYGLIRLVRDDGGKYNSTNDQPDSSANAKNARNPNATSSQTQNGSNVNRGTYGPGSVLTNGDTNSSPNSNLEHNVETSRRADEKNNSNNNNNNNNDDDNDNYDASSDNEDRNGNNGGNGDNAPKARTKQSTVPQKNASSTTKKESSGGCCTIC from the coding sequence ATGCCGATAAACAAATCAACCATAAGAGAATATAAGTTAGTAGTtgttggtggtggtggcgTTGGTAAATCCGCTTTAACCATTCAATTGATTCAGTCGTACTTCGTGGACGAGTATGACCCAACAATCGAAGACTCTTACAGAAAACAAGTTGTCATCGACGATAAGGTGTCCATCTTGGATATTTTGGATACTGCTGGCCAAGAAGAGTACTCGGCCATGAGAGAACAGTACATGAGAACCGGTGAAGGTTTTTTGTTGGTTTACTCTGTGACTTCTAGAAATTCCTTTGATGAGTTATTGTCTTACTACCAGCAAATTCAAAGGGTCAAGGATTCTGACTACATTCCCGTGGTCGTGGTTGGTAACAAGTTGGAccttgaaaatgaaagacaAGTTTCTTATGAAGATGGGTTACGTTTGGCTAAACAATTGAACGCACCTTTCCTTGAAACTTCTGCTAAACAGGCCATCAATGTAGACGAGGCATTCTACGGTCTCATTCGTTTGGTGAGGGACGATGGTGGGAAATATAATAGCACTAATGACCAACCGGATAGTTCTGCTAATGCAAAAAATGCGAGAAACCCTAATGCTACTTCATCTCAAACCCAGAATGGAAGCAACGTTAATCGCGGGACTTATGGCCCTGGTAGTGTATTGACAAATGGTGACACCAACTCTAGTCCTaattcaaatcttgaacATAATGTTGAGACTTCTAGAAGAgctgatgaaaaaaataatagtaacaacaacaataataataataatgatgatgacaatGATAATTATGATGCAAGTAGCGACAATGAGGATAGAAATGGAAATAATGGTGGTAATGGTGATAATGCGCCAAAagcaagaacaaaacaatctACTGTAccacaaaaaaatgcaagtTCAACCACGAAAAAGGAATCCAGTGGCGGTTGTTGTACAATTTGTTAA
- the OST2 gene encoding dolichyl-diphosphooligosaccharide-protein glycotransferase: MAKTSKASTTSSAVITDFQEAFKTSKKAYFAQIEKNPKLKLIDIFCFFLVLLGIIQFAFIVLIRDNFPFNAFLSGFIICVGQFVLLVSLRLQLCDSFPGITKNRAFGEFIVASLILHFVCLHFIN, translated from the coding sequence ATGGCTAAGACATCGAAAGCAAGCACTACATCATCTGCGGTCATAACAGATTTTCAAGAAGCATTCAAGACTTCCAAGAAGGCGTACTTTGcccaaattgaaaaaaatcctaAACTAAAACTAAttgatatattttgtttctttttggttttgctAGGAATAATCCAGTTTGCATTCATTGTTTTAATCCGTGACAATTTCCCCTTCAACGCATTTTTATCAGGTTTCATCATCTGTGTGGGGCAATTTGTCTTGTTGGTGAGTTTGAGGTTACAATTATGTGATAGTTTTCCAGGGATTACAAAAAACAGAGCTTTTGGTGAGTTCATTGTTGCTAGTTTGATCTTGCATTTCGTTTGTTTACATTTTATAAATTAA
- the PIN2 gene encoding Pin2p, with protein sequence MSICKLKNAVSLFPRSSFTDGVVSTSKSFRSWDTCMDNKACKIIAIVGIVLASILVIWLIGGLLTCFRQGVTGIGQFVCWCCHCSGNQNRNNGMPVNEGFNRVNMGAVPPSTVIYQPIQQPENAYYRNDAKPDTFYDEVKTPSNEVYELEEDFDLEKQREKTRRKQRRQRNKEGQSPSRVAPLVYDEDPTENDIPQPQYDARGSFIQNANNTNTNSNSNTNLTGQPPIFDISDYGENYYYNNNNAQGNSNNAHIPDHRSPYPTESHQPYQGYNPNQNQNGRYY encoded by the coding sequence ATGAGTATTTGcaagttgaaaaatgctgtttctctttttccGAGATCATCTTTTACAGATGGTGTAGTAAGCACAAGTAAAAGTTTCCGTAGTTGGGACACCTGCATGGACAACAAAGCATGTAAAATTATTGCAATTGTGGGTATCGTATTGGCTAGCATACTAGTAATTTGGCTAATCGGAGGACTACTGACATGTTTCAGACAGGGGGTAACAGGTATTGGCCAGTTCGTTTGTTGGTGCTGTCATTGTTCTGGTAACCAAAATAGGAATAACGGAATGCCCGTAAATGAGGGCTTTAATAGAGTCAATATGGGTGCGGTACCTCCTTCTACAGTTATCTACCAACCCATTCAACAACCTGAAAACGCATATTATAGAAACGATGCGAAACCCGACACATTTTATGATGAAGTTAAAACACCAAGTAATGAAGTTTATGAATTAGAAGAGGATTTCGATTTAGAGAagcaaagagaaaagaccAGAAGGAAACAAAGGAGACagagaaacaaagaaggaCAAAGCCCTAGTAGAGTGGCGCCTCTAGTTTACGATGAAGATCCTACTGAAAATGATATTCCTCAGCCTCAATACGATGCAAGAGGCTCATTCATTCAAAACGCAAACAATACCAATACCAATAGCAATAGCAACACTAACCTCACCGGTCAACCCCCAATATTTGATATCAGCGATTACGGTGAAAACTATTActataataacaataacgCTCAGggcaacagcaacaatgCACACATCCCAGATCACAGGAGTCCGTACCCGACTGAAAGTCACCAACCATACCAAGGCTACAATCCAAACCAAAACCAGAATGGAAGATATTACTGA
- the VAM3 gene encoding SNAP receptor VAM3: protein MSFFDIEAQTSKNKSQPEPESSTNQKTRELSDLIERFAEQSRILEKECTKIGSKRDSKELRYMIETELIPNCTSLRDKIEGNIVIHPNGKLSGDFRNLKAKNQSLQQSYNQRKNLYSLKPAVQPATSRGRNDAHPRTEAIRQDPESSYISIKVNEQTPLLHEEEQHQLQLQEEQEQTQEQQKQQQGLSQEELDFQTIIHQERSQQIGRIHTAVQEVNAIFHQLGSLVKEQGEQVTDIDENISHLHDNMQNANKQLTRADQHQSQRNKCGRVTLIIVIVMCMVVLLAVLS from the coding sequence AtgtctttttttgacaTCGAAGCACAAACCTCAAAGAACAAGTCTCAACCAGAACCAGAATCCTCAACAAATCAGAAGACCAGAGAATTAAGCGATTTGATAGAAAGGTTCGCCGAACAATCACGAATACTGGAGAAGGAATGCACCAAAATAGGTTCCAAGAGGGACTCCAAGGAGTTGAGGTACATGATCGAGACAGAATTAATACCGAACTGCACTAGCCTCAGGGATAAGATCGAAGGCAATATCGTAATTCATCCAAATGGAAAACTCTCAGGTGACTTCAGGAACCTTAAGGCAAAAAACCAGTCCTTACAGCAATCGTataatcaaagaaaaaatttgtacTCTTTGAAACCCGCTGTTCAACCGGCAACCTCCAGGGGAAGGAACGACGCTCACCCGCGAACCGAGGCCATACGACAAGATCCTGAGTCCAGCTATATCTCCATCAAAGTGAACGAACAGACTCCGTTGCTGcacgaagaagaacagcACCAACTACAGCtgcaagaagaacaagaacaaacacAAGAGcaacaaaagcaacaaCAGGGATTGTCCCAGGAAGAACTGGATTTCCAAACCATCATCCACCAAGAAAGATCCCAGCAAATAGGGCGCATCCATACGGCAGTGCAGGAGGTGAACGCCATTTTTCACCAGCTGGGCTCGCTGGTGAAAGAACAAGGCGAACAAGTGACCGATATAGACGAAAATATCTCGCACTTGCACGATAACATGCAAAACGCAAACAAGCAACTGACCAGAGCAGACCAACACCAAAGCCAACGGAATAAGTGTGGCAGGGTGACATTAATCATCGTTATCGTGATGTGCATGGTGGTGTTGCTTGCCGTATTAAGCTAG
- the RGS2 gene encoding GTPase-activating protein RGS2, with amino-acid sequence MASVPSLCDILIPLEKSDHKAHSIQLRKGPHEGVRSPYTVQRFYKFLKKAHCEENLEFFEKAHQFLQLKQSGKVNEKNLLAIWNKSLYIKFIAVDSPKECNFSQDTREVFEKCYANNKVPADVDVLSAITHIMSLLMDGYHRFVNFVSQEDYYTQSTGGSGCAPEQELKNSSIVSLSALGEEKVPRVRKHNGGKPNRTGAAMVFQETSTNTAAESQSSCASRPSESTSSTSTDSNSTICPNITNKRLKKTHNSSFFNSGKDLLQRLSFVKKRKSFKQSSTSYNNHIRNHLKRAKQSSTITTSSSPSSFPPTATGLNEKSVENGFKKLNLQDTA; translated from the coding sequence ATGGCGAGTGTTCCGAGCTTATGCGACATACTGATACCGCTAGAAAAGAGTGACCACAAAGCTCACTCAATTCAGCTTCGAAAGGGCCCTCACGAGGGTGTCCGCTCTCCGTACACTGTACAGAGGTTttataaatttttgaagaaggcACATTGCGAGGAAAATCTGgagttttttgaaaaggccCACCAGTTTCTCCAATTGAAACAGAGCGGTAAAGTCAACGAGAAAAATCTCTTGGCAATTTGGAACAAGTCATTGTACATTAAGTTTATCGCCGTCGACTCTCCAAAGGAATGTAACTTCTCGCAGGACACCAGAGAGGTGTTTGAAAAGTGCTATGCCAACAACAAGGTGCCCGCTGACGTGGACGTGCTGAGTGCCATTACTCACATCATGAGTCTACTAATGGACGGGTACCATCGATTTGTGAATTTCGTAAGCCAGGAAGATTACTATACGCAATCCACTGGCGGTAGCGGCTGTGCGCCGGAACAAGAACTTAAAAATAGCTCTATTGTCTCTTTGTCGGCGCTAGGCGAAGAAAAGGTGCCACGAGTAAGGAAACACAATGGAGGAAAACCTAACCGAACCGGAGCGGCGATGGTCTTCCAGGAGACTTCTACAAACACAGCCGCTGAATCACAGAGCAGCTGCGCTTCTCGCCCAAGCGAATCCACGTCCTCCACCAGCACTGACAGTAACAGCACCATTTGCCCCAATATCACCAATAAACGTCTCAAAAAAACCCACAattccagttttttcaactcgGGAAAGGACCTACTGCAAAGATTAAGCTTTGTGAAAAAACGCAAGTCTTTCAAACAATCTTCAACTTCGTACAACAACCATATTAGAAACCACCTGAAAAGAGCTAAGCAGTCATCCACAATAACAACATCGTCGTCGCCCTCATCGTTTCCCCCCACAGCAACGGGACTGAACGAAAAAAGCGTTGAAAATGGCTTTAAAAAGCTTAACCTACAGGACACTGCTTAA
- the LEU9 gene encoding 2-isopropylmalate synthase LEU9, with translation MVKHSFIALAEQASKLRKSILPVKLTYKNMLRDPSEKYKAFVPPKMTKRIWPDKTIQKAPRWLSTDLRDGNQALPDPMSVAQKKEYFHKLINIGFKEIEVSFPSASQTDFDFTRYAVENAPDDVSIQCLVQSREHLIKRTVEALSGAKRATIHTYLATSDMFREIVFNMSREEAISKAVEATKLVRKLTKDDPSQQATRWTYEFSPECFSDTPGEFAVEICEAVKKAWEPTQENPIIFNLPATVEVASPNVYADQIEYFSTHITEREKVCIATHCHNDRGCGVAATELGLLAGADRVEGCLFGNGERTGNVDLVTVAMNMYTHGVPPNLDFSDLTTISEIVQRCNKIPISPRAPYGGDLVVSAFSGSHQDAIKKGFAIQSKKQAQGETQWRIPYLPLDPKDIGRDYEAVIRVNSQSGKGGAAWVIMRSLGLDVPRSMQVDFSNTLQKNADALGRELKSEEITKLFKETYNYNNNEHIYVTLLNYEVKKLNSERRALVGQVEVNDKVVDIEGYGNGPISSLMDALSNLLNVKLSVENYSEHSLGSGSATQAASFINLSYIRKNDHATTNMWGIGVSEDTGDASVRAVFATVNNIIHSGDVLLPEQ, from the coding sequence ATGGTAAAACATTCATTCATAGCGCTAGCTGAACAAGCTAGCAAACTAAGAAAATCCATTCTACCTGTAAAGTTAACTTACAAGAACATGCTAAGGGACCCATCCGAAAAATATAAGGCATTCGTCCCACCAAAGATGACCAAAAGGATCTGGCCAGATAAAACAATTCAAAAGGCCCCACGTTGGTTATCCACCGACTTGAGAGACGGTAACCAAGCTTTGCCAGACCCAATGTCTGTggctcaaaaaaaagagtatttCCATAAACTGATCAATATTggtttcaaagaaatagaGGTTTCCTTCCCATCTGCATCTCAAACTGATTTCGATTTCACCAGGTACGCCGTGGAGAACGCTCCAGACGATGTTAGCATCCAATGTCTTGTTCAATCCAGAGAGCATTTGATCAAGAGAACTGTCGAGGCATTGTCCGGTGCCAAGAGGGCCACCATACATACCTATTTGGCTACAAGCGACATGTTCCGCGAAATCGTGTTCAACATGTCCAGAGAGGAAGCCATTTCCAAAGCCGTCGAGGCCACCAAACTGGTCAGGAAACTAACTAAGGATGACCCTTCACAACAAGCTACCCGTTGGACATATGAATTCTCCCCTGAATGTTTCAGTGATACTCCTGGTGAATTTGCCGTTGAGATTTGTGAAGCTGTCAAAAAAGCTTGGGAGCCTACACAGGAAAATCCAATCATTTTCAACCTGCCTGCCACCGTGGAAGTAGCCTCACCAAACGTTTATGCTGACCAAATCGAATACTTCTCTACTCATATCACCGAACGTGAAAAAGTTTGTATTGCTACGCATTGTCATAATGATCGTGGTTGTGGTGTCGCAGCCACTGAGTTAGGTCTCCTCGCCGGTGCCGATCGTGTTGAAGGTTGTCTCTTTGGTAATGGTGAACGTACAGGTAACGTTGACCTGGTTACCGTGGCCATGAATATGTATACTCATGGTGTTCCACCTAATTTGGATTTCTCAGATCTAACCACGATCTCAGAAATTGTCCAACGTTGTAACAAGATCCCAATTTCTCCAAGAGCACCATACGGAGGTGACTTGGTTGTCTCCGCCTTCTCTGGCTCCCATCAAGATGCAATTAAGAAGGGATTTGCCATTCAAAGCAAGAAACAAGCCCAAGGTGAAACTCAATGGAGAATCCCATACTTGCCATTAGATCCAAAGGATATTGGCCGTGATTACGAAGCTGTCATCAGAGTCAACTCTCAATCCGGTAAGGGTGGTGCTGCCTGGGTTATTATGAGGTCCCTAGGATTGGATGTTCCAAGATCGATGCAAGTTGATTTCTCTAAcactcttcaaaaaaatgcagaTGCCTTAGGAAGGGAATTAAAGTCCGAAGAAATCACAAAACTATTTAAAGAAACTTACAACTACAATAACAATGAACACATATACGTCACTTTGTTAAACTACGAagtgaagaaattaaacTCTGAACGTAGGGCCTTAGTTGGTCAAGTCGAAGTGAATGACAAAGTTGTTGATATCGAAGGTTACGGTAACGGTCCGATCTCTTCCCTGATGGATGCATTATCCAACTTATTAAATGTTAAATTGAGTGTTGAAAACTACTCCGAACACTCCCTAGGTTCTGGTTCCGCCACTCAAGCCGCATCGTTCATAAACCTTTCCTATATAAGGAAAAATGATCATGCTACCACTAACATGTGGGGTATTGGTGTATCTGAGGACACTGGAGATGCTTCTGTCAGAGCCGTCTTTGCTACGGTGAATAACATCATTCATTCCGGCGACGTTTTATTACCAGAACAATAG
- the INP53 gene encoding phosphatidylinositol-3-/phosphoinositide 5-phosphatase INP53: MIIFVSEEPERRLAIVSNSFALVLKPVGKKLSDKPLCAIELLQKDDLKKYGFKRLTSHEIFGVIGLIEVNGLLFVGAITGKSKVAQPCPGETVNKIFAVDFFCLNDNSWDFIDVDSSGYPVQPETASTEYQEALPKHPCYELKKLLSNGSFYYSSDFDLTSTLQHRGFGQHSLSTDTYEEEYMWNSFLMQEMITYRDHLDINLKQVLDDEGFLTTVIRGFAETFVSYVKKLKVAVTIISKQSWKRAGTRFNARGVDDEANVANFVETEFIMYSSQYCYAFTQIRGSIPVFWEQGTSLINPRVQITRSFEATQPVFDKHIMKSVEKYGPVHVVNLLSTKSSEIELSKRYKEHLTHSKKLNFNKDVFLTEFDFHKETSQEGFSGVRKVIPLIMDSLLSSGYYSYDVRERKNISEQHGIFRTNCLDCLDRTNLAQQVISLAALRTFLEDFRLISSNSFIDDDDFVSKHNTLWADHGDQVSQIYTGTNALKSSFSRKGKMSLAGALSDATKSVSRIYINNFMDKEKQQNIDTLLGRLPYQKAVQLYDPVNEYVSTKLQSMSDKFTSSSNISLLIGSYNVNGTTKKADLSKWLFPIGEKFKPDIVVLGLQEVIELSAGSILNADYSKSSFWESLVGDCLNQYEDKYLLLRVEQMTSLLILFFVKADKAKYVKQVEGATKKTGFRGMAGNKGAVSIRFEYGATSFCFINSHLAAGATNIEERRSDYESIVRGITFTRTKMIPHHDSIFWLGDMNYRINLPNEDVRRELYNXEEGYIEKLLHFDQLTQGINAGNVFKGFKEPTLKFRPTYKYDPGTDTYDSSEKERTPSWTDRIIYKGENLLPLSYSDAPLMTSDHRPVYAAYRAKITFIDNKERLSLKKRLFTEYKQEHPEEPGSLISELLNLDIDDKSTDRLGSPSEASLLDIDPISTQPTASSSASPSSVSLTSASLQSIRTQDNNQTPTSVKKPILRPPPPPAHKSVSPPASATVEGKAIPPQASSAPISSPGNIIQENKPLAQNRRIPPPGFSQNILTPKSTSNLASPASSKIDLNNNVVETTHPTQATRQLTPTSSFSISMDANNQSKGLQSNEASIKPETKAKLNHMTLDSWQPLTPK; this comes from the coding sequence ATGATTATCTTTGTTTCAGAAGAGCCTGAAAGAAGGTTAGCCATTGTGTCCAACTCATTTGCTCTTGTTCTTAAACCAGtgggaaaaaaactatCAGATAAACCCCTTTGTGCTAttgaacttcttcaaaaggacgatttgaaaaaatacggTTTCAAAAGACTGACCTCGCATGAGATCTTTGGTGTCATCGGTCTAATCGAAGTTAATGGCCTGTTGTTTGTAGGTGCTATCACTGGTAAGTCGAAAGTTGCACAGCCATGTCCAGGAGAGACAGTGAACAAAATTTTTGCCGTTGATTTCTTCTGTTTGAATGATAACAGCTGGGACTTTATTGATGTCGACTCCTCAGGCTATCCTGTACAACCTGAGACCGCTTCTACGGAATACCAAGAAGCTTTGCCCAAACACCCATGTTACgaattgaagaagctaTTATCTAACGGGTCCTTCTATTACAGTTcagattttgatttgaCATCTACCTTACAACACCGTGGATTTGGCCAACACTCATTGAGTACGGATACctatgaagaagaatatatgTGGAACTCTTTTCTAATGCAAGAAATGATAACCTACAGAGACCACTTGGATATTAATTTGAAACAAGTCTTGGATGATGAAGGGTTTTTAACTACCGTTATTCGCGGATTTGCAGAGACGTTTGTCTCTTAtgttaaaaaattgaaagttGCCGTTACCATTATCTCGAAACAAAGTTGGAAAAGAGCAGGAACAAGATTTAATGCACGTGGTGTTGATGACGAAGCAAATGTTGCTAATTTTGTGGAAACAGAATTCATAATGTACTCCAGCCAATACTGTTATGCATTTACACAAATCAGAGGCAGTATACCTGTGTTCTGGGAACAAGGCACCTCTCTGATCAACCCGAGGGTACAAATTACTAGATCATTTGAAGCTACTCAGCCAGTGTTTGACAAGCACATTATGAAGTCAGTAGAAAAATACGGCCCCGTTCACGTTGTCAACCTGTTATCAACAAAATCTTCAGAAATAGAACTTTCAAAGCGATACAAAGAGCATCTAACGCACTCAAAAAAGttgaatttcaataaagatGTATTCTTAACAGAGTTCGATTTTCACAAAGAGACTTCTCAGGAAGGGTTTTCCGGTGTTAGGAAAGTTATTCCACTAATAATGGACTCTCTTCTTTCATCTGGCTATTACTCCTATGATGTCcgagaaagaaaaaatatatccGAGCAACACGGTATATTTAGAACTAATTGTTTAGATTGTTTGGATAGGACAAATTTAGCTCAGCAGGTCATTTCGTTAGCTGCTTTAAGAACTTTTCTAGAAGATTTTAGATTGATTAGTTCAAACTCCTTCattgatgacgatgatttCGTTTCCAAGCACAATACCCTCTGGGCGGACCACGGTGATCAGGTCTCCCAAATATATACTGGTACCAATGCTTTAAagtcttcattttcaagaaaggGTAAGATGTCACTTGCCGGGGCCTTATCAGACGCAACAAAGTCTGTCAGCAGAATATATATCAACAACTTTATGGATAAGGAAAAGCAGCAGAATATTGATACTTTGTTGGGAAGGTTACCATACCAGAAAGCAGTACAATTATATGATCCTGTGAATGAATACGTCAGCACCAAGCTACAGAGCATGTCTGATAAATTTACATCCTCCTCGAACATCAGCTTGCTAATAGGTTCTTATAATGTTAATGGGACCACCAAAAAAGCAGATTTGTCAAAGTGGTTATTTCCGATAGGcgaaaaattcaaaccaGACATCGTTGTGTTAGGTCTTCAAGAAGTTATAGAATTATCTGCTGGATCGATTTTAAATGCGGATTACTCGAAGAGTTCATTTTGGGAAAGTTTAGTTGGTGACTGTTTAAATCAGTATGAAGACAAGTACCTATTGTTGAGAGTAGAGCAAATGACATCTTTATTGatcttattttttgttaaaGCAGATAAAGCCAAATACGTAAAGCAGGTAGAAGGGGCTACCAAAAAGACAGGTTTTAGAGGTATGGCCGGAAACAAAGGTGCTGTATCCATTAGATTTGAGTATGGTGCCActtcattttgttttatcaACTCTCATCTTGCAGCAGGTGCCACAAATATCGAAGAACGTCGTAGTGATTACGAAAGTATTGTCAGAGGCATTACATTTACAAGAACTAAAATGATTCCTCATCACGACTCTATATTCTGGTTAGGCGACATGAACTATAGAATAAATTTACCGAACGAAGACGTTAGAAGGGAACTTTACAACYAAGAAGAGGGATATATCGAAAAACTGTTGCATTTTGACCAGCTCACTCAAGGAATAAATGCCGGTAATGTCTTTAAAGGGTTTAAAGAACCAACATTAAAATTCCGTCCAACATATAAGTATGACCCAGGTACGGATACTTATGATTCTtctgaaaaggaaagaacaCCATCATGGACGGATAGAATCATTTACAAAGGGGAAAACTTACTTCCTTTATCTTATTCGGATGCTCCTCTAATGACGAGCGATCACCGCCCGGTCTATGCGGCATATAGAGCGAAAATAACTTTTATTGACAATAAAGAGAGACTGTCCCTCAAGAAGCGTTTATTTACTGAATATAAACAAGAGCACCCAGAAGAGCCAGGTTCTTTGATATCAGAACTTCTCAATCTTGATATAGATGACAAGAGCACCGATAGGCTTGGAAGCCCTTCCGAAGCCTCTTTACTGGATATTGACCCGATATCAACACAACCTACAGCGTCCAGCTCCGCTTCTCCATCATCTGTTTCTTTAACATCAGCTTCGCTACAATCCATCAGAACTCAAGATAATAACCAGACGCCCACTTCTGTCAAAAAACCAATATTACGTCCCCCTCCTCCACCTGCTCATAAATCTGTGTCACCACCTGCTTCTGCAACAGTAGAGGGAAAGGCAATACCACCACAGGCCTCATCAGCCCCAATATCATCTCCAGGAAATATTATACAAGAGAACAAACCGTTGGCACAAAATAGACGAATCCCGCCTCCTGGATTTAgccaaaatattttaacTCCAAAAAGTACGAGTAATTTGGCCTCACCTGCGTCATCTAAAATTGATCTAAATAACAACGTGGTAGAAACTACGCATCCGACGCAAGCTACAAGACAACTGACTCCTacatcatcattttcaatatcgATGGATGCGAATAATCAGTCCAAGGGCTTACAATCTAATGAAGCTTCCATTAAACCGGAGACAAAAGCCAAACTGAACCACATGACTTTAGATTCATGGCAACCATTAACTCCTAAATAA
- the TFC7 gene encoding transcription factor TFIIIC subunit TFC7 has protein sequence MVVNTIYIARHGYRSNWLPEGPYPDPLTGIDSDVPLAEHGVHQAKELAHYLLSLDNQPEAVFTSPFYRCLQTTQPVAKLLEIPVYLERGIGEWYRPDRKPVIPVPAGYEILSRFFPGIISSEWESTLIPCEKGETEQEMYERCKTFWPLFIEHVEKEYPNVECILLVTHAASKIALGMSLLGFANPRMSLDENGNIIRSGSCSLDKYEVLRKSYDTTGEVDNQDQTALSYIPFSDRKWVLTMNGNTEFLSGGEEMNWSFDCVVEAGSDADIKSRQETKKTSSPVPEMGENPELETVYISVDIPSDSYKEKTEIMNSAILQYSGLDTDAPLFRIGDKLYEGSWERLVGTELAFPNAAHIHKKTVSLLASTEGNKSVTINQNTELSANSDSDAPKQENDATVPNSTNEDDNRLEDKEKIQPEKIYRIKERIVLSNVRPM, from the coding sequence ATGGTAGTGAACACAATATACATCGCAAGGCACGGATATAGGTCCAATTGGCTCCCCGAAGGCCCATACCCAGACCCACTTACAGGAATTGACAGCGATGTCCCTTTGGCAGAACATGGCGTTCACCAGGCTAAAGAACTGGCGCATTACCTCTTATCATTGGACAACCAACCAGAAGCAGTTTTCACTTCTCCGTTTTATAGATGTCTTCAAACAACACAGCCGGTAGCTAAATTGTTAGAAATTCCTGTTTATTTAGAAAGAGGTATTGGTGAATGGTATAGACCAGACAGGAAACCTGTCATTCCAGTGCCAGCTGGTTATGAGATATTAAGTAGATTTTTCCCAGGTATCATCAGCTCAGAATGGGAATCCACTTTAATACCTTGTGAAAAGGGTGAGACTGAGCAGGAGATGTACGAAAGGTGTAAAACTTTTTGGCCTTTATTCATTGAACATGTAGAAAAAGAGTATCCAAACGTCGAATGTATTTTATTGGTCACACATGCTGCATCAAAAATTGCCCTTGGTATGAGCTTGCTGGGGTTCGCTAATCCACGAATGTCATTAGATGAAAACGGTAATATAATAAGAAGTGGTAGTTGCTCCTTAGATAAATATGAAGTTCTCAGGAAAAGCTACGATACTACAGGAGAAGTTGACAATCAAGACCAAACCGCTTTGTCGTACATTCCGTTTAGTGATAGAAAATGGGTTCTAACTATGAATGGAAACACTGAATTTTTGAGTGGAGGCGAGGAAATGAATTGGAGTTTTGATTGTGTTGTTGAGGCTGGATCTGATGCTGATATCAAAAGTAGACAagagacaaagaaaacgagTTCACCGGTACCAGAAATGGGTGAAAATCCCGAATTGGAAACTGTCTACATCAGCGTTGATATACCTAGCGACAGctataaagagaaaactgAAATAATGAATAGCGCAATTCTGCAATATTCCGGTTTAGACACTGATGCTCCACTGTTCAGGATTGGAGATAAGCTGTATGAGGGAAGTTGGGAGAGACTGGTTGGCACTGAACTTGCGTTCCCAAATGCTGCACACatacataaaaaaacagtCAGCTTACTGGCATCTACTGAAGGCAATAAGTCTGTAACGATTAATCAAAATACAGAGTTGTCTGCTAATAGCGACTCAGACGCACCTAAACAGGAAAACGATGCTACAGTACCGAATTCAACTAACGAAGACGATAATCGCTtggaagataaagaaaaaatccaaCCCGAGAAGATTTATAGAATAAAAGAACGAATCGTACTAAGTAATGTCCGCCCTATGTAG